Proteins from a single region of Belliella baltica DSM 15883:
- a CDS encoding response regulator has translation MLKIVLIDDDPISTFVTEKLISKNIKVPCRIFKFQNASDALKDMASIHPNYLFLDLNMPEMTGWDFLEEFEPNDYSPEVYILSSSVDERDINKANNYSLVKSYLSKPLIKKYIKTIFN, from the coding sequence ATGCTCAAAATAGTTCTCATAGACGACGATCCAATAAGTACTTTCGTAACAGAAAAGCTTATTTCCAAAAATATTAAGGTTCCTTGCAGAATTTTTAAGTTTCAGAATGCTTCTGATGCACTGAAAGATATGGCAAGCATTCATCCAAACTATTTATTTTTGGATTTAAACATGCCTGAAATGACGGGATGGGATTTTTTAGAAGAATTTGAGCCGAATGATTATAGTCCAGAAGTTTATATCTTAAGCAGTTCTGTTGATGAAAGAGATATTAACAAAGCAAATAATTATTCACTTGTCAAAAGCTATCTTTCCAAGCCATTGATCAA
- a CDS encoding DUF4136 domain-containing protein, with amino-acid sequence MHRSPTLVLLIVALLISSCSSIELFKERTEIRPYKEYTSFVIVNKEVGSKSFSDELIDARVTNELEVKMKALGLTYNSESPDLVIRYTSNEDPRQREVYNNQFPMWGMRVWDPWMYDPRFMGRQNMVNTKSYELLQLIVDFIDPKQDKMLMTITAVSEASSKKTKSKKLVKSADKVIQAYKSHMESN; translated from the coding sequence CTTCGTGCAGTTCTATAGAGCTTTTTAAAGAACGTACGGAGATCCGTCCTTATAAAGAATATACTTCTTTTGTCATTGTCAACAAAGAGGTAGGGTCTAAGAGTTTTAGTGATGAATTGATTGATGCTAGAGTCACTAATGAGTTAGAAGTGAAGATGAAAGCACTGGGCCTAACTTACAATTCGGAATCTCCTGATTTAGTAATCAGATATACTTCCAACGAAGATCCAAGACAAAGAGAAGTTTACAACAATCAATTTCCAATGTGGGGGATGCGAGTTTGGGATCCTTGGATGTATGATCCTAGATTTATGGGTCGACAAAATATGGTAAATACCAAAAGTTATGAATTGTTACAGCTTATCGTAGATTTTATTGATCCAAAACAAGACAAAATGCTAATGACTATAACAGCAGTAAGTGAAGCTAGCAGCAAAAAAACTAAAAGTAAAAAATTGGTCAAATCAGCTGATAAGGTGATTCAAGCTTATAAATCTCATATGGAATCAAATTGA